In a genomic window of Acetonema longum DSM 6540:
- a CDS encoding 6-phosphofructokinase → MSLAGKVLIAQGGGPTAVINQTLAGLVLEARKFPQVTKVYGAIKGVEGLLNEDFLDLTQETTHNLEQVALTPSSALLSTRVKPDSKYCHEIFRVLKAHDVRYFFYIGGNDSADTVRIVNEEAKMAKYDLRAIHVPKTIDNDLVLNDHTPGYGSAARFVAQAFTGINLDTRALSGVYLGIVMGRNAGFLTAASAIAQKYPDDGPHLIYLPERRFNIDKFLGDIKRIYDRLGRCVVAVSEGIKDDSGIPILASLRKDIDVDSHGNLTLSGTGALGDLLTQEVKGKLGIPRVRSDTFGYLQRSFLGCVSDVDQQEAREVGERAVQMAMWQDIDGSVTINRTGFYSVDYRLVRLEEIAGKTKLMPDEYINEDGNHVTDAFKYYVRPLLGSGLQSSALLRAPKVAKILQGE, encoded by the coding sequence ATGTCATTGGCAGGTAAAGTCCTTATTGCTCAGGGGGGAGGACCTACTGCGGTTATCAATCAGACACTGGCCGGGCTTGTCCTGGAAGCGAGAAAATTTCCTCAGGTTACAAAAGTATATGGAGCGATTAAAGGGGTGGAGGGTCTGCTTAATGAGGATTTTCTTGACCTTACTCAGGAGACGACGCATAATTTGGAGCAAGTCGCACTGACGCCTTCTTCTGCGCTATTGTCAACACGGGTAAAGCCTGACAGCAAATATTGCCATGAAATATTTAGAGTGCTCAAGGCTCATGATGTACGGTATTTCTTTTATATCGGGGGAAATGATTCGGCAGATACCGTACGTATTGTAAATGAAGAGGCAAAAATGGCAAAATATGATCTTCGTGCTATTCATGTCCCGAAGACGATTGACAATGATTTGGTGCTTAATGACCATACTCCGGGTTATGGATCAGCAGCAAGATTTGTCGCTCAGGCGTTTACAGGTATTAATCTTGACACACGGGCTCTCTCTGGAGTTTACCTGGGAATCGTCATGGGACGTAATGCAGGCTTTCTTACTGCAGCTTCCGCAATTGCTCAGAAATATCCGGACGATGGTCCGCACCTGATATATCTTCCGGAACGAAGATTTAATATTGACAAATTCCTTGGCGACATTAAGAGGATCTATGATCGGCTGGGGAGGTGTGTTGTAGCTGTATCAGAAGGAATAAAGGATGATTCCGGCATACCTATTCTAGCGTCTTTACGCAAGGATATCGACGTAGATTCTCACGGTAATTTAACTCTTTCTGGAACGGGAGCCCTTGGGGATTTGCTGACCCAAGAAGTTAAGGGAAAATTAGGGATACCCAGAGTTCGCAGTGATACGTTTGGTTACCTGCAGAGGTCGTTTTTAGGCTGTGTTTCCGATGTCGATCAGCAAGAAGCCCGGGAAGTTGGGGAACGAGCAGTTCAAATGGCGATGTGGCAAGACATAGATGGGTCTGTTACTATCAACCGTACTGGATTTTATTCAGTCGATTATCGATTGGTCAGGCTTGAAGAGATAGCGGGTAAAACAAAACTTATGCCTGACGAGTATATCAATGAGGATGGCAATCACGTTACCGACGCTTTCAAGTATTACGTGCGGCCTTTATTGGGATCCGGACTGCAGTCGTCTGCACTGTTGAG